The DNA region TCAAAAATATGTTTGCCGAAAATGCCGCAACACAAAGACAAGTGGATGAAATCAATGGCAAGGTCAATGTTCTAAAACAACAAATCAACAGTGTGGGCACCCAAAATGCACCAATCAGTAACGAAGCCAAATCCATCGATGCCCAGGTTGCCAAAATCAATGACCAAATACAAAAAAGCTACATCATCAATCCGATAAAAGGAACAGTTCTGGCCAAATATGCCCAGACTAATGAGATTACCTCATTTGGAAAACCATTATATAAAATCGCCGATATTTCGGAAATGACATTGCGTGTGTATGTGAGTGAAACCCAATTACCACAACTTAAAATCGGACAGAAAGTAAGCGTAAAAATTGATAATGGCAACGAAATGAAAAACTTTGATGGACTTGTTTCCTGGATTTCTTCATCAGCCGAATTTACCCCAAAAGTCATTCAAACCAAAGAAGAACGTGTCAACTTAGTCTATGCTGTAAAAGTCAAGGTTAAAAATGATGGCAGTTTAAAAATTGGAATGCCTGCTGAAATGTGGATGAATTAAGTTTATGGTTTGTTGTTTGTTGTTTGTTGTTTGTAGTTTGTAGTTGATGGTTAGATATTGAAATTGTTATTAAAAAATGAGTATTCAAGTCGAAAATATTTCCAAATCTTATAAGAACACAATTGCTGTTTCTAATATTTCTTTTGAAGTAAAAGAAGGCGAATTATTTGGTCTTATTGGTCCTGATGGAGCTGGAAAAACGACTATTTTCAGAATATTAACAACCGTTTTATTAGCTAATGAAGGTAAAGCAACGGTTGCAGATTTTGATGTCGTAAAAGATTATAAGTCTATTCGAAATTGTATCGGTTATATGCCTGGCAAATTTTCCTTGTATCAGGATTTGACAATTGCTGAAAACCTGAACTTTTTCGCTACTATTTTTGGCACCACTCTCGAAGAAAACAACGACTTAATCAAAGAAATCTATATTCAAATAGAGCCTTTCAAAGACCGAAGAGCAGGTGCTTTATCAGGCGGAATGAAACAAAAACTGGCTTTATGCTGTGCTTTGATTCACAAACCTAAAGTGTTGTTTTTGGATGAACCAACAACCGGTGTGGATCCGGTTTCCAGAAAGGAATTTTGGGAAATGCTCAAGCGCTTACAAAGCAAAGGAATTACCATCTTGGTTTCTACACCCTATATGGATGAAGCTGCCTTATGCGACAGGATTGCGCTGATTCAAAAGGGAGAAATTCTAAAAATTGACAGTCCTGAAAATATTGTGACCACTTACGACAAAAAGATTTATAACATAAGAACCAAAAACATGCATCAGTTGATTTTGGATCTAAAAAAATATCCAAATCAGTATAGTGTCTTTGCTTTTGGAGAACACATTCATTATATCGATCAAAATAAAGATTTTGATACGAAAGCATTAGAAAATTATTTAAGTGAAAAACAGCATTCTGATATTACTATTTCAATTGCAAAAACCAGTATTGAAGATGTTTTTATGGATTTGACCACTCTAAATCAATAAAGCTTGGAAAAAGAGAAAATCATAGCAGTTGCAAACCTCAGCAAGAAATTCGGCAATTTCACTGCTGTAAACAATATTTCTTTTGAGGTGCACAAAGGAGAAATTTTTGGCTTTCTGGGAGCAAACGGAGCTGGAAAAACCACTGCCATGAAAATGCTCATTGGAATTTCAAAGCCTACTTCCGGAGATGCTTTAGTGGCTGGTTTTGATGTAAAAAGCAACACCGAAATGGTCAAAAAAAGCATTGGCTATATGAGTCAGAAATTCTCCATGTACGATGATTTGACAATCAAAGAAAACATTACTTTTTTTGGAGGAATCTATGGTTTAAGTCAGAATCAAATTAAAGAAAAAACAGCCCGATTAATTAGTGATTTAGGACTTGAAAACGAATTGAACAAACTTGTAGGCGATTTACCCTTAGGCTGGAAACAAAAACTTTCTTTTTCGGTTGCCTTGTTACACGAACCCAAAATTGTTTTTCTGGATGAACCTACCGGCGGCGTTGACCCAATTACGAGAAGACAATTCTGGGAAATGATTTATGCCGAAGCCCACAAAGGAACTACCATTTTTGTCACGACCCATTACATGGATGAAGCCGAATACTGTGACCGTGTTTCCATTATGGTCGAAGGAAAAATTGAAGCATTGGATTCGCCCAAAAATTTAAAACAGCAATACAACGTAACTTCCATGAACGAAGTATTTTTAAAATTGGCTCGAAATGTTGAATAAAAATGAAGTAGTATGAAACGGTTTCTTGGCTTTATAAAAAAAGAATTTTATCACATCTTTAGAGACAAACGCTCGATGTTTATTCTCTTTGGGATGCCTATTGCCCAGATTATGCTGTTTGGTTTTGCCATTACCAATGAAATCAACAATGTGAATATTGCTGTTTTGGACAAGTCCAAAGATACAGAAACCCAAAAAATTATCAATAAAATTAATGCTTCGAAGTATTTTCATATTGAAGAAACCATCAACAGCGAATCGGAAATACAATCCATATTCGAAAAAGGGAAAGTCAAAGCTGTTGTTATTTTCGAAAACAATTTTATCAAAAACCTGCAAACTTCAAAACAGGGAAAAGTTCAAATCATTACTGACGCCACCGATCCTAATATTGCTAATACAATTACAAATTATACCAATGCCATATTGCAAAATTATATTCAGCAAAAAAATCGAACAACTGCTCCTAATTTTCAAATTGAAACCCAAACCCAATTGTATTACAATCCCGAATTAAAAGGTGTTTTCACTTTTGTACCCGGTGTAATGACAATTATACTAATGTTGGTTTCTGCAATGATGACATCCATTTCAATAACCAAAGAAAAAGAATTAGGAACCATGGAAGTCTTATTGGTATCTCCATTGAATCCTTTACAAGTAATCCTGGGAAAAGTGTTTCCTTATATTTTCTTATCCATAATTAACGCAACAGTTATTGTTATTCTGGGAGTTTTTGTCTTTGGAATGCCTATTCAGGGAAGTCTGTTTTTACTCGCTTTTGAAAGTATTCTATTTATTGTTACTGCGCTGTCTCTTGGGATTCTGATTTCAACAATAGCACAATCCCAACAAACCGCCATGATGATTTCTTTAATGGGATTAATGCTTCCGGTAATCATTTTGTCTGGATTTATATTTCCTATTTCGAGCATGCCCATACCCTTACAAATCATCAGTAATATTATACCGGCCAAATGGTTCATTATAATAATCAAAGCCATTATGCTCAAAGGGGCAAGCCTTACTATTGTTTGGAAAGAAACTTTGATTCTTATTGGAATGACTTTATTTTTTATTCTGTTAAGTATCAAAAAATATAAAATCAGACTGGAGTAAAATGAGATTGCAGTCCCGATAGCTATCGGGATAGATTGCAGATTTTAGATTTTGAAAAAATTAAATTTTAAACCGACTATTTTGAAAACAATAGTATTCATTATACAAAAAGAGTTTCGACAAATCTTTAGAAATAAAGCTATGTTGCCTATCATCTTTGTGTTACCTTTTGTTCAATTACTGATTTTATCCAATGCTGCCAGTTTTGAAGTAAAAGACATCCGATTTTCTTATATCGATCAGGATCACTCCAAAGCCTCGAGAGAATTAATCAGTAAGTTTCAATCGTCTGATTATTTCAACATTATTGAAAATTTTGATTCCAAAAAAGAAGCCAACCTACAAATGCAAAAGGGAAAAGTAGATGTCATTCTGGAAATACCTTATCATTTTGAACGCAATCTCCTAACCGAAAAAAAAACAAATTTATCAGTAAGTATTAACGCGATTGACGGTGCTGCCGCTGGCATTGAAAATGTGTATATCAATCAAATCATCAATAGTTACAATCAAAAAATTAGAAGCCAACTTTATCAATACAACGATGCTTCTTATGTTCAGCCACAAAGTATTATCAGTATTCCTTCTTTTTGGTACAACAATACCTTAAATTACAAAACACTGATGGTTCCGGGGATTCTCGTTTTATTGGTTACCATGCTTTCGTTATTTTTATCAGCTATGAATATTGTTCGGGAAAAAGAAATAGGAACATTGGAACAAATTAATGTTACACCTATACAAAAACACCAATTCATCATTGGTAAATTATTTCCGTTTTGGGTATTGGGATTGGTTATTCTGACCGTCGGCTTGCTTATTGCCAGATTGGTCTTCAGTATTCCAATTTTAGGAAACGTTGGTCTGATTTATCTGTTTACTTCGGTTTATTTATTAGTCGTTCTGGGCATTGGCTTATTAGTATCCAATTATACCGAAACCCAACAACAAGCCATGTTTATTGCCTGGTTTTTTATGGTTATTTTTATTTTGATGAGCGGATTATTCACTCCTATTGAAAGCATGCCTAACTGGGCGCAACAAATTACTTTGTTTAATCCTATTCGGTATTTTGTGGAAATCATTCGAATGGTGATGCTCAAAGGCGCTACCTTCTCTGATATTAGCCAACCTTTTTCTATAATTGCTTTTTACGCTTTTATAATTAATGGTTTAGCCGTTTGGAGTTATAAAAAAACAAATTAATCTTTTAACCATTTATACATAATAGTTTCTAAATCTGTAAAACTAAAAGGCTTAGTTACATAGTCGTTCATTCCAGAATTTAGATATTCTTCTTTTTCTTCCACAAAAATTCCAGCCGTAAGAGCGATAATAGGAGTTAGTTTTGTTTTTTCAATTTTTCGTATATCATAAGTAGCTTCAAATCCATTTTTATTAGGCATTTGAATATCCATCAAAACAATATCTGGCTGGTGTTTTTTAAATTGTTCAACAGCCTCTATACCATCACCTGCTTCAATAATTACAGCTTTAGGAATTATTTTTGATATTAATGTTTTCGCCAAAAACATATTAATTTTGTTATCCTCAACAATCAAAATTTTCTTGGCCTCAAATGTCTCATTTGTATACAATACCTTATTTTCAATAGGTTCATGACTATGAGTTTCACTTCCTTTTTTCAAACAAAGTGAAAAATAAAATCTACTTCCTTCTCCATAATTACTTTCTAATTCTAATTTAGAATCCATTAGAGCCAAAAGTTGGTTAGAAATAGCCAAGCCTAATCCTGTACCTCCAAACCGACGACTTATTGAATTATCTTCTTGAACAAAAGAATGAAATATCTTAGCTTGATTTTGTTCTTTGATTCCTATTCCGGTATCTATTACTGAAAAAAGCATATTTACATGAGATTCATCTATATTAGATACAACTCGTACATCTAAGGTAACACTTCCTATTTGCGTAAACTTAATAGCATTACCTATTAAATTTATAATGATTTGTTTTAAGCGTAATGAATCAGCATAGATAAAATGAGGTACCTGTTCATCAATATGCAATACTAAATCTATTTTCTTTTGATTAGCCTGAAATTTAAACAAAGAAACAATCTGATTTATCAATGATAAAAGATCAATTTCTTCTATTTTAAGTTCTAATTTACCAGCTTCAATTTTAGAAAAATCCAAAATATCATTTACAATATCCATTAAAGTTGCCGCCGATTCATTAATGGTAATCATGTACTCTTTTTGTATTTCATCTAATTTTGATTCCATTAACAACGAGGTAAATCCAATAATACCATTTAGTGGAGTTCGAATTTCGTGACTCATATTAGCTAAGAAATCTGTTTTAGATTTATTTGCTTTTTCAGCCAATTCTTTAGCTTTTTGAATTTCTAAATTCATTTTGCGTTCTACAGATACATCGATAAAACTAATTACAACTTCCTGTATGTTTCCCTCTTCATCAAGCATTGGAAAACCGCTTACTAAAACCCAAATTACATTATCCGTCTTAGAATCTACAATACCCAAAGGAAAATTCTTGATGGCCGATTTACTTTTAATAATCTGATAAACCGGAAATTGTTCTGGTTGCATTTTTGAATCATCATCATTCAAAAAATTCCATTGCAATAACGCTTCATCGTTAGCCAGCAATTGTTCTATTCTAAAGCCTAACAATTCTGATGTCTTACTATTACAACTTATTATTTTTCCTTCATTATTAAGAACTACAATTCCTGCTTCTAAATTAGTTAATAAGCCATGATAACGTTCTTCATTTTTAACAAGTGCATTTTCAATATTTTTTTGTTCAGTGATATTTCTAGAAATAACAATAAAATGCTGCTCTTTAGTATCATCTTCTTTCATTGGCACTAATGATAATTCAAACCAGTGCAAGACATTAGACAGGTACAATGTATACTGTTTTCCTCTAGAAAATCCATTCTCATAAGCTTCTTCTAATCCAGAAAGACATACATCCGCAGCTTGTTTTGGTAAGACCTCAACAACGTTCTTTCCTATAAAAGCAGAAGGAGGCATGATCAACAAATCCTCAATAGAAGAATGATAATTATGAATTACACCCTGTAAATCTACTTCAAACATTAAATCAGGGATAGCCTGTATGATGGCTTCCATTTTCTTTGATGCCTTGATAAAATTATCTTCAGCTTCTTTACGTTTTGTAATATCTGTTATGGTACCTATGTAACCAATTATTTTATTTTCTGAATTTGTCTCTGGAGTTGC from Flavobacterium nitratireducens includes:
- a CDS encoding HlyD family secretion protein, whose amino-acid sequence is MKKADGYGNFEATEVTISAEANGKLLAFNVEEGNQLEANTSIGIIDTTQLYLSKLQLLASKKTIASKSANVLSQNSILQEQLKTTLIEQKRIKNMFAENAATQRQVDEINGKVNVLKQQINSVGTQNAPISNEAKSIDAQVAKINDQIQKSYIINPIKGTVLAKYAQTNEITSFGKPLYKIADISEMTLRVYVSETQLPQLKIGQKVSVKIDNGNEMKNFDGLVSWISSSAEFTPKVIQTKEERVNLVYAVKVKVKNDGSLKIGMPAEMWMN
- a CDS encoding ABC transporter ATP-binding protein; this encodes MSIQVENISKSYKNTIAVSNISFEVKEGELFGLIGPDGAGKTTIFRILTTVLLANEGKATVADFDVVKDYKSIRNCIGYMPGKFSLYQDLTIAENLNFFATIFGTTLEENNDLIKEIYIQIEPFKDRRAGALSGGMKQKLALCCALIHKPKVLFLDEPTTGVDPVSRKEFWEMLKRLQSKGITILVSTPYMDEAALCDRIALIQKGEILKIDSPENIVTTYDKKIYNIRTKNMHQLILDLKKYPNQYSVFAFGEHIHYIDQNKDFDTKALENYLSEKQHSDITISIAKTSIEDVFMDLTTLNQ
- a CDS encoding ABC transporter ATP-binding protein, whose product is MEKEKIIAVANLSKKFGNFTAVNNISFEVHKGEIFGFLGANGAGKTTAMKMLIGISKPTSGDALVAGFDVKSNTEMVKKSIGYMSQKFSMYDDLTIKENITFFGGIYGLSQNQIKEKTARLISDLGLENELNKLVGDLPLGWKQKLSFSVALLHEPKIVFLDEPTGGVDPITRRQFWEMIYAEAHKGTTIFVTTHYMDEAEYCDRVSIMVEGKIEALDSPKNLKQQYNVTSMNEVFLKLARNVE
- a CDS encoding ABC transporter permease; amino-acid sequence: MKRFLGFIKKEFYHIFRDKRSMFILFGMPIAQIMLFGFAITNEINNVNIAVLDKSKDTETQKIINKINASKYFHIEETINSESEIQSIFEKGKVKAVVIFENNFIKNLQTSKQGKVQIITDATDPNIANTITNYTNAILQNYIQQKNRTTAPNFQIETQTQLYYNPELKGVFTFVPGVMTIILMLVSAMMTSISITKEKELGTMEVLLVSPLNPLQVILGKVFPYIFLSIINATVIVILGVFVFGMPIQGSLFLLAFESILFIVTALSLGILISTIAQSQQTAMMISLMGLMLPVIILSGFIFPISSMPIPLQIISNIIPAKWFIIIIKAIMLKGASLTIVWKETLILIGMTLFFILLSIKKYKIRLE
- a CDS encoding ABC transporter permease, whose amino-acid sequence is MKTIVFIIQKEFRQIFRNKAMLPIIFVLPFVQLLILSNAASFEVKDIRFSYIDQDHSKASRELISKFQSSDYFNIIENFDSKKEANLQMQKGKVDVILEIPYHFERNLLTEKKTNLSVSINAIDGAAAGIENVYINQIINSYNQKIRSQLYQYNDASYVQPQSIISIPSFWYNNTLNYKTLMVPGILVLLVTMLSLFLSAMNIVREKEIGTLEQINVTPIQKHQFIIGKLFPFWVLGLVILTVGLLIARLVFSIPILGNVGLIYLFTSVYLLVVLGIGLLVSNYTETQQQAMFIAWFFMVIFILMSGLFTPIESMPNWAQQITLFNPIRYFVEIIRMVMLKGATFSDISQPFSIIAFYAFIINGLAVWSYKKTN
- a CDS encoding PAS domain S-box protein, yielding MGESKLENEALKIKIQEQELRIEELQKELVTQNVIFNDLKNNLYVSSIVVCSFTIDNSANLACNYVLGCRDKLYGIDFTDSNAVPALIMSRIHEKHKANFLKGIQKAQSKLDPLVIQYQYNHPEKGLIWHEFNVLCDGILNGKASYQGVVKDITESKFLEQKMNKAIRLFHFISRINQIIVRSTTKEELFKEICKVAVDIGKFKMAWIGILNYETLNVDPVSAHGEDAQDYMQILKTLSINLNSETGNGPSGLAIKTGMHHVCNDLEDDSCMKPRKEEALKSGFRSLVSIPIKFFGKIIGVFVIYSGEKHFFDDEEIDLLVKATTDVTFALEFFEKEEMRKKAEQAVAESEQRFHTLTEVSPVGIYRADLNGATTYVNQQWTQIVGLSYEESLGNGWYFAIHPEDRVQLFNERDKVINKKLCSLIEYRFVKPDGSIIWVIGQATPETNSENKIIGYIGTITDITKRKEAEDNFIKASKKMEAIIQAIPDLMFEVDLQGVIHNYHSSIEDLLIMPPSAFIGKNVVEVLPKQAADVCLSGLEEAYENGFSRGKQYTLYLSNVLHWFELSLVPMKEDDTKEQHFIVISRNITEQKNIENALVKNEERYHGLLTNLEAGIVVLNNEGKIISCNSKTSELLGFRIEQLLANDEALLQWNFLNDDDSKMQPEQFPVYQIIKSKSAIKNFPLGIVDSKTDNVIWVLVSGFPMLDEEGNIQEVVISFIDVSVERKMNLEIQKAKELAEKANKSKTDFLANMSHEIRTPLNGIIGFTSLLMESKLDEIQKEYMITINESAATLMDIVNDILDFSKIEAGKLELKIEEIDLLSLINQIVSLFKFQANQKKIDLVLHIDEQVPHFIYADSLRLKQIIINLIGNAIKFTQIGSVTLDVRVVSNIDESHVNMLFSVIDTGIGIKEQNQAKIFHSFVQEDNSISRRFGGTGLGLAISNQLLALMDSKLELESNYGEGSRFYFSLCLKKGSETHSHEPIENKVLYTNETFEAKKILIVEDNKINMFLAKTLISKIIPKAVIIEAGDGIEAVEQFKKHQPDIVLMDIQMPNKNGFEATYDIRKIEKTKLTPIIALTAGIFVEEKEEYLNSGMNDYVTKPFSFTDLETIMYKWLKD